One Paenibacillus sp. FSL H7-0737 DNA segment encodes these proteins:
- a CDS encoding SEC-C metal-binding domain-containing protein, which translates to MSKIGRNDMCPCGSGKKYKKCCLGKETSAVESIMQLVNKEEAAASETVAEKQEAVAQPEVKLTLATLRKKVSRDLNWEHPAHEQLALHLIESMRESYDRELIWEALVLWNGYSRKTKPAVKKMGSFCAAIEFILSEEYGFSLTQADLATKHEVTTPTISRKVKEMLNYIEEYGMGGAEEELLLLNISGSPKDQEQALLQKAMQTNSSNRRIQLAEAALEVYPDSPDAYLILAEEAENEADARAFLKAGMDAGERELGEAFFAENKGHFWDLHETRPYIRICKSYADSCWFSGNAEEAQKVLEHILELNPEDNTGARYLLTAAYLYTNKLKKTEKVLEKFGNDAAATVAYDRMVLEYKKNGITSQLKMLYRVARNVNKHVPDYLLGIKRLPHNLPDFVGMGDANEAIEYVIVHSRLWTSLPDLLKWMLKQQD; encoded by the coding sequence TTGAGTAAGATTGGAAGAAATGATATGTGTCCTTGCGGAAGCGGGAAAAAATATAAGAAATGCTGCCTTGGTAAAGAAACTTCTGCAGTAGAGTCCATCATGCAACTTGTAAACAAGGAAGAAGCGGCAGCTAGCGAGACTGTGGCTGAGAAACAGGAAGCCGTAGCACAACCTGAAGTGAAGCTAACTCTTGCTACACTCAGAAAAAAAGTGTCACGTGATCTGAATTGGGAGCATCCAGCACATGAACAATTGGCGCTGCACCTTATTGAGAGCATGAGAGAAAGCTATGATAGAGAGCTTATTTGGGAAGCTCTAGTTCTGTGGAATGGTTATTCCCGTAAGACTAAGCCTGCTGTGAAGAAAATGGGCTCTTTCTGCGCGGCGATCGAATTTATTTTGTCTGAGGAATATGGCTTCTCCCTAACACAAGCGGATCTTGCTACCAAACATGAGGTTACCACGCCTACCATTTCTAGAAAAGTCAAAGAGATGCTCAATTACATTGAGGAATACGGCATGGGTGGTGCGGAAGAAGAATTACTTTTGCTGAATATCTCAGGCAGTCCGAAGGATCAGGAGCAAGCACTATTACAAAAGGCTATGCAAACCAATTCATCCAACCGCCGGATACAGTTAGCTGAAGCCGCATTAGAGGTTTATCCGGACAGTCCGGATGCTTATCTCATTTTGGCTGAGGAAGCAGAGAATGAAGCAGATGCTCGTGCTTTTCTAAAAGCAGGGATGGATGCAGGTGAACGTGAGCTTGGGGAAGCCTTTTTCGCTGAGAACAAGGGACATTTCTGGGACCTCCACGAGACTCGTCCATACATTCGAATTTGCAAAAGCTACGCCGACTCTTGTTGGTTTAGCGGAAATGCAGAAGAAGCACAAAAAGTACTTGAGCACATTTTAGAGCTGAATCCTGAAGATAACACAGGTGCGCGTTACCTTTTAACGGCTGCGTATCTCTACACCAACAAGCTCAAGAAGACAGAAAAGGTGCTGGAAAAGTTCGGCAATGATGCAGCGGCGACAGTAGCTTACGACCGGATGGTCTTAGAATATAAGAAAAATGGGATTACTTCCCAACTGAAAATGTTGTACCGCGTAGCGCGGAATGTGAACAAGCATGTGCCGGATTATTTGTTAGGGATCAAAAGATTGCCGCATAACCTTCCGGATTTTGTGGGAATGGGCGACGCTAATGAAGCTATCGAATATGTTATTGTACACTCGCGTTTGTGGACAAGCCTACCTGATCTGCTGAAGTGGATGCTGAAGCAACAGGATTAG
- the purH gene encoding bifunctional phosphoribosylaminoimidazolecarboxamide formyltransferase/IMP cyclohydrolase — protein sequence MSIKRALVSVSDKQGIVDFCRELSALGVEIISTGGTSTLLAKEGVPVIGISDVTGFPEIMDGRVKTLHPAVHSGLLAVRDNEEHTRQMKELGLDYIDLVVVNLYPFVETIAKPDVSYEEAIENIDIGGPTMLRSAAKNHAFVSVVVDANDYATVLEEVRAGGDTTLETRKRLAAKVFRHTAAYDALISDYLANVTGEPLPERYTVTYEKIQDLRYGENPHQKAAFYRKPLAALDTLTAAEQLHGKELSYNNINDANAALQIVKEFEEPAVVAVKHMNPCGVGVGESVYEAYQKAYNADPTSIFGGIVAANRIIDADTANLLKDIFLEIVLAPGFTEEALEILTKKKNLRLLKIGNLSTASARKSSFVVTSIDGGMVVQESDVHSVNPDDLQVVTDRKPTEEELKQLLFGWKVVKHVKSNAIVLAADDMTVGVGAGQMNRVGAAKIAIEQAGEKSKGAVLASDAFFPMGDTLEMAAKAGITAVIQPGGSIKDEESIKVANEYGIAMVFTGVRHFKH from the coding sequence GTGAGTATCAAAAGAGCGCTAGTCAGCGTATCGGATAAACAAGGTATCGTGGATTTTTGCCGCGAGTTGTCTGCATTAGGCGTAGAAATTATCTCTACAGGTGGAACAAGCACGCTTTTGGCTAAAGAAGGTGTTCCAGTTATCGGGATTTCCGATGTGACAGGATTCCCAGAAATCATGGACGGACGTGTCAAAACCTTGCACCCTGCTGTACACAGTGGATTGCTTGCGGTTCGTGATAACGAGGAACACACGCGTCAAATGAAGGAGCTTGGTCTGGACTACATCGATCTGGTTGTTGTGAATTTGTATCCGTTCGTGGAAACTATCGCAAAACCTGACGTATCCTACGAGGAAGCCATCGAGAATATCGATATCGGCGGACCTACGATGCTGCGTTCTGCGGCGAAGAACCATGCTTTTGTCAGTGTAGTGGTGGATGCTAATGACTACGCTACTGTACTTGAAGAGGTTCGCGCAGGTGGAGATACAACGCTAGAAACACGCAAACGTCTTGCGGCAAAAGTGTTCCGTCATACGGCGGCTTACGATGCCTTGATTTCCGATTATTTGGCTAACGTTACTGGCGAGCCTCTGCCAGAGCGCTACACCGTGACTTATGAGAAAATTCAGGATCTGCGTTATGGCGAGAATCCGCATCAAAAAGCAGCGTTCTATCGCAAGCCATTGGCGGCACTGGATACACTCACTGCGGCTGAACAATTGCACGGCAAAGAGTTGTCTTATAACAATATCAACGATGCTAACGCAGCACTGCAAATCGTGAAAGAATTTGAAGAGCCTGCTGTCGTAGCGGTTAAACATATGAACCCTTGTGGTGTAGGCGTGGGTGAAAGTGTATACGAAGCTTATCAAAAAGCTTACAACGCGGATCCAACTTCTATCTTTGGTGGGATTGTAGCAGCAAACCGCATTATTGATGCAGACACAGCGAACCTGCTGAAAGATATTTTCCTCGAAATCGTGTTGGCACCAGGCTTTACGGAAGAAGCACTGGAAATCCTTACGAAGAAAAAGAATCTCCGTTTGCTCAAAATCGGTAACCTTAGTACGGCTAGTGCGCGTAAGAGCAGCTTTGTAGTTACCTCTATTGATGGAGGAATGGTTGTACAGGAGAGCGATGTGCACTCTGTGAACCCAGATGATCTACAAGTCGTTACGGACCGTAAACCAACCGAGGAAGAATTGAAACAATTGTTGTTCGGATGGAAAGTAGTTAAGCATGTGAAATCTAATGCGATTGTGCTGGCTGCTGATGATATGACCGTTGGCGTAGGTGCAGGACAGATGAACCGCGTTGGTGCAGCTAAAATTGCAATCGAACAAGCTGGTGAAAAATCTAAGGGAGCCGTACTCGCTTCCGACGCGTTCTTCCCAATGGGCGATACGCTTGAAATGGCAGCAAAAGCAGGAATCACTGCAGTGATTCAGCCAGGCGGCTCCATTAAAGACGAAGAGTCAATTAAGGTCGCTAATGAGTATGGTATTGCTATGGTCTTCACAGGCGTCCGTCATTTCAAACACTAG
- the ilvA gene encoding threonine ammonia-lyase IlvA — protein MREEEDRIVGMEDIVRAHHVLREVIIRTPLQRDAVLSAKYDCDVYLKREDLQIVRSFKIRGAYNMIRSLSAEDRAKGIVCASAGNHAQGVAYSCKALGIKGKVYMPSTTPNQKVKQVRRFGGEFVEVILKGDTFDDAYDEALQACIDHGMTLIHPFDEPRIIAGNGTIAMEVMENLDHPADFMFVTIGGGGLAAGIATYVKTVSPSTKLIGVEPLGAASMTEAIKLGEVVTLKEINKFVDGAAVKRVGGLTYDICSRHLDDIVMVPEGKACTTILELYNENAIVVEPAGSLPIAALDQYRDQIRGKTVVCIISGGNNDIDRMQEIKERSLIYEGLKHYFMVNFPQRAGALREFLDEILGPEDDITRFEYIKKHDKENGPALVGIELLSIEAYEPLIERMQQKGVDYVEINKDSNLFNILI, from the coding sequence ATGAGAGAAGAGGAAGACCGAATCGTAGGAATGGAAGATATCGTACGGGCTCATCACGTACTGCGGGAGGTCATCATCCGGACTCCACTACAGCGTGACGCCGTACTATCGGCCAAGTATGATTGCGATGTATATTTGAAGCGCGAAGATTTGCAGATTGTCCGTTCTTTTAAAATCCGTGGAGCTTATAATATGATTCGTAGTCTATCCGCAGAAGATAGAGCCAAAGGTATTGTCTGCGCGAGTGCAGGAAATCACGCACAAGGTGTAGCCTATTCCTGTAAGGCACTTGGAATTAAGGGCAAGGTCTATATGCCAAGCACAACACCTAATCAGAAGGTCAAACAAGTACGGCGGTTCGGTGGCGAGTTTGTTGAGGTCATTCTGAAGGGCGATACCTTCGATGATGCTTATGATGAAGCGCTTCAAGCTTGTATAGACCATGGTATGACGTTGATCCACCCGTTTGATGAGCCGAGAATTATTGCAGGCAATGGAACGATAGCGATGGAAGTGATGGAGAACCTGGATCACCCTGCGGATTTTATGTTCGTAACGATTGGTGGGGGCGGTCTGGCAGCAGGAATAGCCACTTATGTGAAGACGGTGAGTCCATCTACTAAGTTGATTGGTGTGGAACCGCTTGGTGCTGCTTCAATGACTGAAGCGATCAAGCTTGGAGAAGTGGTAACGCTAAAAGAAATTAACAAGTTCGTGGACGGAGCGGCTGTAAAGCGCGTTGGCGGACTGACTTATGATATTTGTTCCCGGCATCTGGATGACATCGTGATGGTACCTGAAGGCAAGGCTTGTACCACCATTCTGGAGCTGTATAACGAGAATGCTATAGTGGTTGAGCCAGCGGGATCCTTACCTATCGCAGCACTTGATCAGTACCGTGATCAAATCCGCGGGAAGACGGTCGTCTGTATCATTAGTGGGGGTAACAACGATATTGACCGTATGCAGGAGATCAAAGAGCGGTCACTGATTTACGAAGGCTTAAAGCACTACTTCATGGTGAACTTCCCACAACGGGCAGGTGCCCTGCGTGAATTCTTGGACGAAATCCTCGGTCCAGAGGATGATATTACCCGTTTCGAGTACATCAAGAAGCATGATAAAGAGAATGGTCCCGCGCTTGTAGGCATAGAGCTATTGTCCATTGAAGCTTA
- the purD gene encoding phosphoribosylamine--glycine ligase yields MDILVVGGGGREHAMIWSLSQSPKAGKIYCAPGNAGIAQLAECVPIGVFEFDRLTAFAKEKEVGLVVIGPDDPLAAGIVDAFEAQDIPVFGPRKNAAEIEGSKTFMKDLLHKYNIPTAAYEKFDDYEAALTYLREQPLPIVIKADGLAAGKGVTVAYSLEEAEQALADIMVTKVFGEAGAQVVIEEFLAGQEMSILAFVDGETVRPMAAAQDHKPVFDGDKGPNTGGMGTYSPLPHIDEAIIQEAIETIIKPTAKAMVDEGRPFSGVLFAGLMISPEGKPKTIEFNARFGDPETQVVLPRLKSDLLEIFLAVTEGRLADIDIEWSDEAAVCVVLASGGYPGPYSKGVPIEGLEDSQGGLIFHAGTARGEDGSWVTNGGRVLGVVGLGATIAEARVAAYARAEGISFSGKQSRSDIAMKALV; encoded by the coding sequence ATGGATATTTTAGTGGTTGGCGGCGGCGGCCGGGAACATGCGATGATTTGGAGTCTATCCCAAAGCCCCAAGGCAGGTAAAATCTATTGCGCACCCGGCAACGCCGGGATTGCGCAGTTAGCCGAATGTGTGCCGATCGGAGTATTTGAGTTCGATCGTCTGACGGCTTTTGCGAAAGAGAAGGAAGTAGGTCTTGTTGTAATCGGCCCAGATGATCCGCTCGCTGCTGGGATTGTGGATGCTTTTGAAGCACAGGATATTCCTGTGTTTGGCCCACGCAAGAATGCGGCAGAGATCGAAGGCAGCAAAACCTTTATGAAGGATCTTTTGCATAAATATAATATTCCGACAGCAGCCTATGAGAAGTTCGACGACTATGAAGCTGCGCTAACTTATTTGCGGGAACAGCCGCTTCCGATCGTAATCAAGGCAGATGGTCTGGCTGCAGGAAAAGGCGTGACGGTTGCTTATTCGTTGGAAGAAGCAGAGCAAGCACTCGCTGATATTATGGTCACTAAGGTATTCGGTGAGGCAGGCGCTCAGGTTGTTATTGAGGAATTTCTAGCTGGACAGGAAATGTCGATTCTGGCTTTTGTCGATGGAGAGACGGTACGTCCTATGGCTGCTGCCCAGGATCATAAGCCCGTATTTGATGGGGATAAAGGTCCTAATACCGGCGGAATGGGTACCTATTCGCCTTTACCACATATTGATGAGGCTATTATCCAAGAAGCGATCGAGACCATCATTAAGCCGACAGCAAAAGCTATGGTGGATGAAGGTCGTCCCTTTAGCGGTGTACTATTTGCGGGACTGATGATTTCTCCAGAGGGTAAACCAAAGACGATTGAGTTTAATGCTCGTTTCGGTGATCCTGAGACTCAGGTCGTGTTGCCTAGACTCAAGAGCGACTTGCTAGAAATCTTTCTGGCGGTCACAGAGGGCAGACTTGCAGATATCGACATTGAATGGAGCGACGAAGCGGCTGTATGCGTAGTTCTCGCTTCGGGAGGATATCCAGGGCCTTATTCAAAGGGTGTACCGATTGAAGGTCTTGAAGACAGCCAAGGAGGGCTGATCTTCCATGCTGGTACGGCGCGTGGTGAAGACGGAAGCTGGGTGACGAATGGTGGTCGGGTGCTAGGCGTGGTAGGCCTAGGTGCTACGATTGCTGAAGCTCGTGTTGCAGCTTACGCTAGAGCCGAAGGAATTTCTTTTTCCGGAAAACAAAGCCGCAGCGACATCGCTATGAAAGCTTTGGTATAA